A single window of bacterium DNA harbors:
- a CDS encoding DDE-type integrase/transposase/recombinase — translation MQVKLHKKATTTLAIRKAIKESSLSAYALAKKYGISQTTVQRWKKSESLEDKPSRPHKLNTILTPEQEDLICFERKQFKKTIEEIFFTLEDKIPTLYPMKIYRCLKRHSLDALPLEFVKIERKIKKFRKYGIGYLHIDLLYAPKINKERSYIYTAIDRVSKVAFVMLGKSKTKTPGAFFLKQALRFYPYKTNYILTDNGIEFSYKALPKGKKTKKIHPFDNICQENKIQHRTIKFKHPWTNGM, via the coding sequence ATGCAAGTAAAACTTCACAAAAAAGCTACTACAACTTTAGCAATAAGAAAAGCAATTAAAGAAAGTTCTCTTTCTGCTTATGCTTTGGCTAAAAAGTATGGCATTAGCCAGACTACTGTCCAGAGGTGGAAGAAGTCAGAAAGCCTTGAAGACAAGCCTTCCCGTCCTCATAAACTCAACACCATTCTAACTCCAGAGCAAGAAGACCTCATCTGCTTTGAAAGAAAACAGTTTAAGAAAACGATAGAGGAGATTTTCTTTACTCTTGAGGATAAAATTCCTACTCTCTATCCTATGAAGATATACCGTTGTCTCAAAAGACATAGTCTTGATGCCTTGCCTTTAGAGTTTGTAAAGATAGAAAGAAAGATCAAGAAATTTAGAAAATATGGTATTGGTTATCTTCATATTGATCTTTTATATGCTCCTAAAATCAATAAAGAAAGAAGCTATATCTATACTGCTATTGACAGAGTAAGCAAGGTTGCTTTTGTAATGCTTGGAAAAAGCAAAACCAAGACTCCTGGAGCTTTCTTCTTAAAACAAGCTTTAAGATTCTATCCATACAAAACAAACTACATCTTAACCGATAATGGCATTGAATTCTCTTACAAGGCTTTACCAAAAGGAAAGAAGACCAAGAAGATTCATCCTTTTGATAATATCTGCCAAGAAAACAAGATTCAACATAGAACCATCAAATTTAAGCATCCTTGGACTAATGGTATG